One Polaribacter reichenbachii genomic window, AACAGCTAAACTTCCCATTAACCCTTGATCTTCATCACCATTATAACCAGTTGAAGAAGACAAACCTGAAAATACATTTTCTACAACTTGTCTAGACCAATATTGTGTTAAATCTGGACGCCCAATTTTATTAAAAATAAATGCAGTTTGTATGGAAGGCTGATTTCCGTAGTTAATAGGAATTCTGCTATATTCTGGATGTAATTCTGCGGCATGTGATGTACCTGAAGTAAATTTTAATTTTGCAGCCGTTTTAAACTGTGTGTTTAATTTTTTAACAGCGATTTCATTTCCACCCATTAAACTAGCTAAACCTTCAATATCTTGAGGTACAAACCAAGTAGATTGAGCACCATTAGATTCTGTAAATCCAGTTTCATACTGATACGGATCGAAATCTTTTTTCCAATTTCCGTTGATATCTTTAGGTGCCATCCAACCAACTTCTGTATTAAAAACATTTTTATAGTTTTCAGAACGTTTTAAAAAGTATTTGTAATCATCAGTTTTATTTAGTTTTTTCGCCAATTGAGCTAGAGTCCAATCTTGATAAGCATACTCGTTTGTTTGGCTTGTACCATCCATATGAATACCAAATTTACCTTCTTTATGAGCTATTGGGAATGGGTATGGAACATAGCCATTTTTAATATAATAGTTTAAACCACCTCCAATATCTGTGTTATGTTCATAACCTGCTTTACCCATAATACCGTTAAGCATATGATTCTTTTTTAAAGCAGCATAAACAGTTTCTAAGCTATCTTTTAATATATTTTTTTGAATAGCTGTAACTATAAAGGGAGTAGATGTAGCTCCGGTCATTACATATGTATAATTACCTCCTGAAGGACCACGAGGTATAAGGCCACCATCTTTATAATACTGCATTAAAGAGTGTGTAAACTCATCCATTATTTCCGGATAAACTAAGCCCCAAAGGGTATTGATAGTCCATTGTGCACCCCAAAAAGAATCAGAATTGTAATGATTAAATTTTGGTTTTCCGTTGGCATCTAATGGTAATTGACCTATTCTAAAGGTTTCGCCAGTATTATCTGGGTAAGCACCATTGTAATCGCTAATTACACGTCTACCTTGAAGTGCATGCCATAAATCGGTATAAAAACGGCTTTGTTCTTTCTCTGTTCCGCCTTCAATTTTAATACGTTCTAGTAAACCGTTCCATTCTGTCTTAGAATTAGCAACTACACTATCAAAATCCCAATCTGGTAACTCTTCATTTATATTATTATTGGCGTTTTCTATGGATGTATATGAAATTCCTACCTTCATTAATAAAGCATTATCAACATCACTTACATTTAATAGGTAATTATTCGTGATGCTATCTTGCTCTATTGATGTTAATGGAACGTTTAATTTTATTTTGAAGAACACTGTAACTGGTTTTGGTCTGCGGTGTGTGGGTTGCATTACCAATTGACCAGAAAGTTCTTTATCACTATCCTTTTTTAAGGTGCCTTGTGTGTTTTCACAAGGTCCCAACATTGTATTTAGATTAAAAAGGATGGCTTTTTGAATATTTTTTTTCGGATAGGTATACTTATGGAAACCTACTCGTTTTGTACTTGTTAATTCTGTTGTTATCTTATAACGTTCTAGTTCAGTATAGTGATAACCTGGAAGTGCTTGTTCTTTGTTGTGACTGAATTTTGAGTAAAAATCTGTAAAAATGTGCTCTTTATTTTCTGTGTTTACGGTTACTGGCATCACTGATAAACCAGACATTTGCCAAGCATGAATATGGCTAAAGCCTTTAATGGTGTCTTTGGCATACCGATAACCACTTCCCCAAGCTCCATTTATTTCGGTATCTGGACTTAAATTTACCATTCCAAAAGGTCTATTTGCAGAAGAAAAGAAAAACCACCTAGAATTTTCTGTATCGAGCATAGGGAATACTTTTTCTACTAGTTGTTCTTTTTGAATAGGAGTCTTTTTTTCATCTTTACAAGAGGCTAAAAAGAGAGCTATTAGTGCTATCCCTACAATTTTTCTTAAATGAATTCTGTATAATTCCATTCGTTTATAAAGCT contains:
- a CDS encoding GH92 family glycosyl hydrolase produces the protein MELYRIHLRKIVGIALIALFLASCKDEKKTPIQKEQLVEKVFPMLDTENSRWFFFSSANRPFGMVNLSPDTEINGAWGSGYRYAKDTIKGFSHIHAWQMSGLSVMPVTVNTENKEHIFTDFYSKFSHNKEQALPGYHYTELERYKITTELTSTKRVGFHKYTYPKKNIQKAILFNLNTMLGPCENTQGTLKKDSDKELSGQLVMQPTHRRPKPVTVFFKIKLNVPLTSIEQDSITNNYLLNVSDVDNALLMKVGISYTSIENANNNINEELPDWDFDSVVANSKTEWNGLLERIKIEGGTEKEQSRFYTDLWHALQGRRVISDYNGAYPDNTGETFRIGQLPLDANGKPKFNHYNSDSFWGAQWTINTLWGLVYPEIMDEFTHSLMQYYKDGGLIPRGPSGGNYTYVMTGATSTPFIVTAIQKNILKDSLETVYAALKKNHMLNGIMGKAGYEHNTDIGGGLNYYIKNGYVPYPFPIAHKEGKFGIHMDGTSQTNEYAYQDWTLAQLAKKLNKTDDYKYFLKRSENYKNVFNTEVGWMAPKDINGNWKKDFDPYQYETGFTESNGAQSTWFVPQDIEGLASLMGGNEIAVKKLNTQFKTAAKLKFTSGTSHAAELHPEYSRIPINYGNQPSIQTAFIFNKIGRPDLTQYWSRQVVENVFSGLSSSTGYNGDEDQGLMGSLAVLMKMGIFQMNGGTEENPEYQIGSPAFKKITIKLHPEYATGKEFVIQAENNSAENIYVNDVEFDNKKLNNYSIKHNDITNGGTLVLKMNKEVSNNSAGLLTEKR